A region from the Salinivibrio kushneri genome encodes:
- a CDS encoding 2-hydroxyacid dehydrogenase — translation MTTIAVFSAKSYDKSAFSHVNAAFDYTFEFHDFLLTEKTAKMAQGAQAICAFVNDDLSRPVLEILADSGVYLVALRCAGYDRVDLDAAKSLGITVVRVPAYSPESVAEHTVGMMMCLNRRFHKAYQRTRDANFELEGLVGFDFHGKTAGIIGTGKIGIATMRILNGLGMRILCHDPYENPEAMALGAEYVSKETLYAQSDIISLHCPMSQDNYHLLSADAFAQMKDGVMVINTSRGELLDSVAAIESLKQGRIGSLGLDVYDNERELFFQDKSNDVIVDDVFRRLSACHNVLITGHQAFLTKEALHNIAETTLTNIQTVLSGQACQNQIAEVEDRSD, via the coding sequence ATGACGACCATAGCCGTATTTAGTGCCAAATCGTATGATAAATCCGCCTTCTCCCATGTGAATGCGGCGTTTGATTATACGTTTGAGTTCCATGATTTCTTACTCACTGAAAAAACCGCCAAGATGGCGCAAGGTGCACAAGCCATTTGTGCTTTCGTGAACGACGATCTTTCTCGGCCCGTTTTAGAAATTCTCGCAGATTCAGGCGTTTATTTAGTTGCATTGCGCTGCGCGGGATACGATCGCGTCGATTTAGATGCCGCCAAATCGCTGGGCATCACCGTGGTACGAGTCCCCGCTTACTCGCCTGAATCGGTCGCCGAGCACACGGTTGGCATGATGATGTGCCTCAACCGCCGCTTCCATAAAGCATACCAGCGCACCCGAGACGCTAACTTTGAGCTGGAGGGTTTAGTTGGGTTTGATTTCCATGGTAAGACAGCTGGGATCATCGGCACGGGCAAAATCGGTATTGCTACCATGCGCATTCTTAATGGGCTAGGCATGCGTATTCTCTGCCACGACCCCTATGAAAACCCCGAAGCAATGGCGCTTGGTGCTGAATATGTCTCGAAAGAAACACTGTATGCCCAAAGCGACATTATTTCCCTGCACTGCCCGATGTCTCAGGATAACTACCACTTGCTTAGCGCCGACGCCTTTGCGCAAATGAAAGATGGCGTGATGGTGATTAATACCAGTCGGGGCGAGCTACTCGACTCGGTTGCCGCGATTGAGTCGCTCAAACAAGGACGGATCGGGTCATTGGGACTCGATGTTTACGATAATGAGCGTGAATTGTTTTTCCAAGATAAGTCGAATGATGTGATTGTCGATGATGTGTTCCGTCGCCTTTCAGCGTGCCATAATGTCCTGATCACTGGCCACCAAGCGTTCTTGACCAAAGAAGCACTGCACAATATCGCCGAGACGACGTTAACCAATATTCAAACCGTTCTGAGCGGGCAAGCCTGCCAAAACCAGATTGCCGAAGTGGAAGATCGTAGTGATTAA
- a CDS encoding alkaline phosphatase D family protein: MLRRTTQHEVTLWSVLTQKPDDGTVSVYQHNQILASMPLSAGHWFRIGAHAWVVLHHLRSAHGFPVDRPVSYDIQINGSGIADIQPDVLYDNERAPSFCIPSKATHIAHGSCRHPHHRCDDALVTLDQHLATTPMTQWPNMLIMSGDQIYADDVATPMLQRIRRLIAVLDLKNESFEDAPIVDCRALDTHPDSYAQRGKLLPNQRAERGNRLEKLFGQPLPIFTSKTVSNHLISFAEHVAMYLLVWSPVPWKLTDSADHQPPSGLTDDQRARYQQEKATLDVFRAGLPQVQRLFAHLSTYMIFDDHDITDDWNITVGWEQAAYFNPFSRRIIGNGLMAYWLCQGWGNAPDNFSQDFLTTARQSAYQPIDIRDSDTQTEAHQAMVEQCLRFEHWHYTVPTTPHLVVLDTRTRRWRSESRMNKPSGLMDWEALMDFQHDLLRHDSAVIVSAAPMFGVKFIEVLQRVATWLGVPTVVDAENWMAHPGSANTLLSIFRHQRTPTNYVILSGDVHYSFAYDIRIRFRTHSPRLWQITASGFKNRFPEPLLTVCEWCDRVLFSPLSPLNWLTKRKRMRIDRRDPDTPGPKRLVNASAVGLVTLNEDGSPHTIGLLKTDGQRVAFPEKTNTESTRQLGYRDSHR; the protein is encoded by the coding sequence ATGCTACGGCGGACGACACAGCATGAAGTGACGTTATGGTCAGTGCTGACACAAAAGCCCGACGATGGCACCGTCTCCGTTTATCAGCACAACCAGATATTAGCATCCATGCCGTTGTCAGCTGGACATTGGTTTCGTATTGGCGCGCATGCTTGGGTCGTGCTTCATCATCTCCGTTCAGCGCATGGGTTTCCCGTCGATCGACCAGTGTCATACGACATACAGATCAACGGCAGTGGAATAGCGGACATCCAACCGGATGTCTTATATGACAACGAACGCGCTCCCTCTTTTTGTATTCCCTCAAAAGCCACCCATATCGCGCATGGCTCGTGCCGACATCCGCACCATCGCTGCGATGATGCCCTCGTGACCCTCGACCAACATTTGGCCACGACCCCGATGACACAATGGCCCAATATGTTGATTATGAGTGGCGATCAAATCTATGCCGATGATGTCGCCACGCCGATGCTGCAGCGTATTCGCCGGTTAATTGCCGTATTAGATCTCAAAAATGAGTCTTTTGAAGACGCGCCCATTGTCGACTGCCGGGCGTTGGATACACACCCGGACAGCTATGCTCAACGTGGCAAACTTCTCCCTAACCAGCGTGCAGAAAGGGGCAACCGCTTAGAAAAACTATTTGGGCAACCTCTGCCTATTTTTACCTCCAAAACCGTTTCTAATCACTTGATAAGCTTTGCAGAGCATGTCGCCATGTATTTGCTGGTATGGTCGCCGGTTCCTTGGAAACTAACAGACAGCGCTGACCATCAACCCCCCAGTGGACTCACCGACGACCAACGCGCGCGCTATCAACAAGAAAAAGCCACCTTGGATGTGTTTCGCGCCGGCTTGCCTCAGGTGCAGCGACTATTCGCACACCTATCAACATATATGATCTTTGACGATCATGACATCACAGATGACTGGAATATCACCGTCGGATGGGAGCAAGCCGCGTATTTTAACCCCTTTTCTCGCCGTATTATCGGCAATGGCCTCATGGCGTATTGGTTGTGCCAAGGTTGGGGCAATGCCCCCGACAACTTTAGTCAAGACTTTCTCACTACGGCCCGCCAAAGCGCCTATCAGCCCATTGATATTCGCGACTCGGACACACAAACAGAGGCTCATCAGGCCATGGTGGAGCAATGTCTGCGTTTTGAACACTGGCATTACACGGTGCCAACAACGCCACATCTCGTCGTGTTAGATACACGCACACGTCGCTGGCGCTCTGAGTCACGAATGAATAAGCCGTCGGGCCTGATGGACTGGGAAGCACTGATGGATTTTCAACATGATCTGTTAAGGCATGATAGCGCAGTGATTGTCTCTGCTGCCCCCATGTTCGGGGTTAAGTTTATTGAGGTATTGCAACGAGTCGCGACCTGGCTGGGCGTCCCCACTGTCGTCGACGCCGAGAACTGGATGGCCCACCCAGGGAGTGCCAACACCCTGCTGAGTATTTTTCGCCATCAACGTACACCCACCAATTATGTGATTTTATCTGGGGATGTGCATTACTCGTTTGCTTATGATATCCGAATCCGATTTCGCACCCATAGTCCGCGCTTGTGGCAAATAACCGCTAGTGGATTCAAAAATCGCTTCCCCGAGCCACTCCTCACCGTTTGCGAGTGGTGCGATCGCGTTTTATTCAGCCCACTGTCTCCACTGAATTGGCTCACTAAACGTAAGCGTATGCGCATTGATCGGCGCGATCCTGATACGCCAGGCCCTAAGCGGCTGGTCAATGCCAGTGCCGTGGGGTTAGTCACCCTCAATGAAGATGGCTCTCCACACACCATTGGCCTTCTGAAGACCGATGGCCAACGCGTCGCTTTCCCGGAAAAGACAAACACCGAGTCAACTCGCCAGCTAGGTTACCGTGATTCTCATCGATGA
- a CDS encoding PQQ-dependent sugar dehydrogenase has translation MRLSHSLCLVVLFLGTIGAAVAKTINTEAVSLRVETLKSGFSHPWGITELPDGDLLITERNGKLKRLTPNGLVVSILGTPKNVFQEGQGGLLDITLAPDFATNQRLYLSYAAVDERGQAGTEVMMATLSKDVLIDSRVIFKAFPKRSGGRHFGSRLLATSEHLYITLGDRGHRDRAQFADDHLGTLVRLNLDGTVPETNPFTQVNDKRAEVFSFGHRNIQGIALDNTGTRIWAHEHGPQGGDELNVILAGENYGWPTITHGVNYGLGTQIGEGTSKPGMRQPVYYWDPSIAPSGMTMVNSQQFPMWKEDLLLGSLKFGLLVRLELENGQVTHEERMFDGQFGRIRDVIQARDGSLLILTDRRNGSVLRVTPLSQS, from the coding sequence ATGCGTCTGTCGCATTCATTGTGCTTGGTGGTTCTGTTTCTAGGAACAATAGGGGCTGCAGTGGCGAAAACCATCAACACGGAGGCGGTGAGCCTTCGTGTTGAAACACTGAAATCCGGCTTTTCTCACCCATGGGGGATCACTGAGCTTCCGGATGGCGATCTACTGATTACCGAGCGCAACGGCAAGCTTAAACGGCTGACACCCAATGGATTAGTCGTCTCCATTTTAGGCACCCCAAAAAACGTGTTTCAAGAGGGACAAGGAGGACTATTAGATATTACCCTAGCACCTGATTTTGCGACCAACCAGCGTTTATATCTTTCCTACGCCGCCGTCGACGAGCGAGGACAAGCCGGGACTGAGGTAATGATGGCCACACTGTCTAAGGATGTACTGATTGACAGTCGTGTTATTTTTAAAGCCTTTCCCAAGCGCAGTGGCGGGCGCCATTTTGGCAGTCGTTTATTGGCCACCTCTGAGCACCTATATATCACGCTCGGCGATCGTGGCCACCGCGATCGCGCGCAGTTTGCCGACGATCATCTGGGCACGCTCGTGCGTCTTAATCTTGATGGCACAGTGCCAGAGACTAATCCTTTCACACAGGTGAATGACAAACGTGCTGAAGTGTTTAGTTTCGGACACCGAAATATCCAAGGTATCGCCCTCGATAACACAGGCACACGTATTTGGGCCCATGAGCACGGCCCCCAAGGTGGCGATGAGCTCAACGTTATCCTCGCCGGCGAAAACTATGGCTGGCCGACCATAACACATGGCGTAAACTATGGGCTGGGCACACAAATCGGAGAAGGCACATCCAAACCCGGCATGCGCCAACCTGTGTATTACTGGGATCCCTCTATCGCACCATCAGGCATGACGATGGTGAACAGCCAGCAGTTTCCCATGTGGAAGGAAGATTTACTGCTCGGGTCGTTAAAGTTTGGCTTACTGGTCAGGTTAGAGCTGGAGAACGGCCAAGTCACACATGAAGAACGAATGTTCGACGGTCAGTTTGGCCGCATTCGCGATGTGATCCAAGCACGTGACGGCAGTTTACTCATCCTCACTGATAGAAGAAATGGCAGTGTATTGCGGGTCACACCATTGTCTCAGTCGTAG
- a CDS encoding YdcH family protein, whose protein sequence is MQGENHALVFDFPEHRDRIHHLKQHDPAFQLDAHRYHQLDHHIRGLEMNQIPTSDDVFTAMKRQRAHLKDRLYEKLRTH, encoded by the coding sequence ATGCAAGGAGAAAACCACGCACTCGTTTTTGATTTCCCGGAGCATCGCGATCGTATCCACCACCTTAAGCAACATGACCCCGCGTTTCAGCTCGATGCACACCGCTATCATCAACTCGATCACCATATTCGTGGTCTAGAGATGAACCAAATTCCCACCAGCGACGATGTCTTTACCGCGATGAAACGACAGCGCGCGCACCTCAAAGACCGCTTGTACGAAAAGCTACGCACACATTAA
- the yiaY gene encoding L-threonine dehydrogenase, translated as MSSTFFIPAVNLMGAGCLAEAADAIQSYGFKKALIVTDKVLNEIGVVKQIAGLLDSRQVDSVVYDGTQPNPTTENVAQGLALLQENQCDCVISLGGGSPHDCAKGIALVASNGGQIGDYEGVDQSAKPQLPLIAINTTAGTASEMTRFCIITDEARHIKMAIVDKHTTPIISVNDPELMLAKPASLTAATGMDALTHAIEAYVSTAATPITDAVALKAMTLIQQHLRTAVADGQNIEAREQMAYAQFMAGMAFNNASLGYVHAMAHQLGGFYDLPHGVCNAVLLPHVQRYNAQVCAERLRDVATAMGVDTENMTADEGAKAAIQAIQSLSTDVGIPAGLNELGAKQEDIDVLTENALKDACGFTNPKQATHDEIAKIFMEAM; from the coding sequence ATGTCGAGCACTTTCTTTATCCCAGCCGTTAACCTGATGGGGGCCGGTTGCCTTGCAGAAGCGGCAGACGCGATTCAATCATATGGATTCAAAAAAGCGCTGATCGTGACAGATAAGGTGCTGAACGAAATTGGCGTGGTAAAACAAATTGCAGGCCTGCTTGATAGCCGACAGGTCGACAGTGTGGTCTATGATGGCACGCAGCCAAACCCGACCACCGAAAACGTGGCGCAAGGGCTGGCACTGTTACAAGAGAACCAGTGTGATTGCGTGATTTCACTCGGCGGTGGCTCTCCACACGATTGTGCAAAAGGGATTGCCTTGGTGGCCAGCAATGGCGGGCAAATTGGTGATTATGAGGGGGTTGATCAATCAGCTAAACCTCAGTTGCCGTTAATAGCAATCAATACCACGGCGGGAACCGCATCGGAAATGACGCGTTTTTGCATTATTACCGATGAGGCACGCCACATTAAAATGGCGATTGTCGATAAGCACACCACGCCTATTATTTCTGTCAACGACCCTGAGTTAATGTTGGCTAAGCCTGCGTCATTAACCGCGGCCACAGGTATGGATGCGCTCACTCACGCGATTGAAGCCTATGTATCCACCGCGGCGACGCCGATTACGGATGCAGTGGCATTAAAGGCGATGACGTTAATTCAACAGCATCTGCGTACTGCTGTCGCTGATGGACAAAACATCGAAGCGCGCGAGCAAATGGCGTATGCCCAGTTCATGGCGGGCATGGCATTTAATAATGCGTCTTTGGGCTATGTCCACGCCATGGCGCACCAGCTTGGTGGCTTTTATGACTTGCCGCACGGCGTGTGTAATGCCGTATTGCTGCCTCATGTTCAGCGCTATAACGCGCAGGTTTGTGCTGAGCGTTTGCGTGATGTCGCCACTGCAATGGGCGTGGATACGGAGAATATGACGGCTGATGAGGGCGCGAAAGCCGCCATCCAAGCGATTCAGTCGCTTTCAACGGACGTAGGCATTCCTGCGGGCTTGAACGAATTAGGTGCCAAGCAAGAAGATATTGATGTGCTGACTGAAAATGCGTTGAAAGATGCGTGTGGTTTCACTAACCCGAAACAAGCAACACACGACGAAATCGCCAAGATTTTCATGGAAGCCATGTAA
- a CDS encoding glutathione S-transferase — translation MIILHHLEQSRSQRIVWLLESLAIPYQLVRHQRDPKTKLAPRELKEIHSLGKAPVIEDGDVVIAESGAIIEYLIDKYGDDTLTPTTDNEKGLYRYWMHYAEGSLMPPLVMSLIFSKIPESPMPFFIRPVAKKLMKGVTEQFLAPQLRDHFSMIDKHLAKHTWLCGDTLTAADIQMSFPLLAARKQLDAQQHANILRYLERVEQQPGYQNALCVVGPLKAM, via the coding sequence ATGATTATCTTACATCATCTAGAACAATCGCGGTCGCAGCGGATTGTGTGGTTATTAGAGTCGCTCGCGATTCCGTATCAGCTGGTACGGCATCAACGGGACCCGAAAACCAAGCTCGCGCCCCGCGAGCTAAAAGAAATACACAGTTTGGGGAAAGCGCCTGTTATTGAAGACGGCGATGTGGTGATTGCCGAGTCAGGGGCGATCATCGAATATCTTATCGACAAGTACGGCGATGACACGCTCACCCCTACCACTGATAATGAAAAAGGCCTGTATCGTTATTGGATGCATTATGCGGAAGGCTCACTGATGCCGCCGCTGGTAATGTCTTTGATCTTTAGCAAGATCCCAGAATCTCCGATGCCATTCTTTATTCGCCCCGTGGCAAAAAAGCTGATGAAGGGCGTGACTGAACAGTTTCTCGCCCCACAGCTTCGCGATCATTTCTCAATGATTGATAAGCATTTAGCCAAACATACCTGGCTGTGTGGCGATACGCTGACAGCAGCCGACATTCAAATGAGTTTCCCATTGTTGGCAGCACGCAAACAACTCGACGCTCAGCAGCACGCCAATATTCTTCGCTACCTTGAACGCGTTGAACAACAACCCGGCTATCAAAACGCCTTGTGTGTGGTCGGCCCACTCAAAGCGATGTAG
- a CDS encoding peptide ABC transporter substrate-binding protein, with the protein MKKTVLASALALALSGSAFAAQVPDDVTLAENQTLIWGVAGEVPTLDPTKSSDTASNKIISDLFEGLMVRNPNGDVVPGLAKDWEVSEDGLTYTFHLRKAKWSDGEPITAADVVYTLQRVVDPVTGAPYAWYLGTANIQNAKAITDGEKPAEQLGVKAIDDHTVEFTLERRTPYFPNMLTHSSTYPVPQHALEAFGDSWTRPDNMVNSGAYNLTNWVINERIDLARNPLYWNNDETVIDKTSYVASSDVNAEYNRYRTGEIDITSSFPLEAFDQIKKERPNELITMPSLATYYYLFNTEKAPFDDVRVRKALSYAIDRNIITDIILGQGQLPAYSATPPAINHFEPPKLEWAEMSQDERYQKAKALLAEAGFTQDNPLEFELVYNTMESHKKLALAVTSMWKRHLPVNVNLANQEWKTFLQKVLQKDFDVARDGWIGDYNEASTFLSYFSSDGMNKTSWGNKDYDKALDQALTVAEPEKRKAYYQEAERIFARDMPAIPLYFYTRSVIKSPKVGGYNIDNPNKLRYTRNLYITKN; encoded by the coding sequence ATGAAAAAAACGGTATTAGCCAGTGCGCTAGCACTCGCATTGAGCGGATCGGCGTTTGCCGCACAAGTCCCTGATGACGTCACTCTTGCCGAGAACCAAACGCTGATCTGGGGCGTGGCGGGGGAAGTACCCACGTTAGACCCCACCAAGTCCAGTGATACCGCCAGCAATAAAATCATCTCCGATTTGTTTGAAGGATTGATGGTACGCAATCCAAATGGCGACGTCGTCCCGGGGCTGGCGAAGGATTGGGAGGTCAGCGAAGACGGGCTAACCTATACGTTCCACCTTCGCAAAGCCAAATGGTCTGACGGTGAGCCCATTACCGCCGCCGATGTGGTGTATACACTACAGCGTGTGGTTGACCCGGTCACTGGCGCACCTTATGCCTGGTACCTAGGGACAGCCAATATCCAAAATGCCAAGGCGATCACCGACGGCGAAAAACCCGCGGAGCAGCTTGGCGTCAAAGCCATCGACGATCACACGGTGGAATTTACCCTTGAGCGCCGCACGCCCTATTTCCCGAATATGCTCACCCACTCGTCTACTTATCCGGTGCCACAGCATGCGTTGGAAGCCTTTGGTGATAGCTGGACACGTCCAGATAATATGGTCAACTCTGGCGCTTATAATCTCACCAACTGGGTGATTAACGAACGAATTGATTTAGCCCGTAACCCGCTTTATTGGAATAACGACGAAACGGTGATTGATAAAACCTCTTATGTCGCCTCCAGTGATGTCAACGCTGAATACAACCGCTACCGTACCGGTGAAATTGATATCACCTCGAGCTTTCCACTTGAGGCCTTTGATCAGATTAAAAAGGAACGCCCTAATGAACTGATCACCATGCCTTCTCTGGCGACTTACTATTATTTGTTTAATACAGAAAAAGCGCCGTTTGACGATGTGCGAGTCCGTAAGGCTTTGTCGTATGCGATTGATAGAAACATCATTACCGACATTATTCTCGGTCAAGGCCAGCTTCCGGCATATAGCGCCACGCCCCCAGCCATCAACCATTTTGAGCCACCTAAGCTCGAATGGGCGGAAATGAGCCAAGATGAGCGCTATCAAAAAGCCAAAGCCTTGTTGGCAGAAGCCGGCTTTACCCAAGATAATCCTCTGGAGTTTGAGCTGGTCTATAACACCATGGAGTCACACAAAAAACTGGCGTTAGCCGTGACGTCTATGTGGAAGCGTCACCTTCCTGTCAATGTCAACTTGGCCAACCAAGAATGGAAAACCTTCTTGCAAAAAGTCTTGCAAAAAGATTTTGATGTCGCCCGTGACGGTTGGATAGGTGATTATAACGAAGCATCCACTTTCCTGAGCTACTTCAGCAGTGATGGCATGAATAAAACTAGTTGGGGCAACAAAGACTATGACAAGGCACTTGATCAGGCATTAACGGTCGCAGAGCCCGAGAAACGCAAAGCTTACTACCAAGAAGCAGAGCGGATTTTCGCCCGCGATATGCCGGCGATCCCACTGTATTTCTATACCCGCAGCGTGATTAAAAGCCCGAAAGTCGGTGGGTATAACATCGATAACCCTAACAAGCTTCGGTATACACGTAACCTATATATCACCAAAAATTGA
- a CDS encoding OmpA family protein produces the protein MGKKYTLTAVAVLTASLALTGCESMSNAQKGAAIGAITGAIAGKSTSNHKDKRAFIGAAIGAIGGAAVGNYMDKQEQAFREELAGSGIQVVREGDNIRLIMPSNITFGLDQDAIAADFYPTLNAVANVMRKYDKTFLSIEGHTDNTGAASYNQGLSERRAMSVKRYLASQSIDNARLYTSGFGETRPLVANNSASNRALNRRVEIQVVPNTQ, from the coding sequence ATGGGAAAAAAATACACACTAACCGCTGTGGCAGTATTGACGGCATCTTTGGCGCTCACCGGGTGTGAATCAATGTCCAACGCCCAAAAAGGCGCAGCCATTGGTGCCATTACTGGGGCTATCGCGGGTAAGTCAACATCCAACCACAAAGACAAGCGCGCATTTATTGGCGCCGCGATTGGTGCCATTGGGGGCGCAGCGGTCGGCAACTACATGGATAAACAAGAGCAGGCTTTCCGTGAGGAATTGGCTGGCTCTGGCATCCAGGTCGTTCGAGAAGGGGATAATATTCGCCTGATTATGCCGTCAAACATCACCTTTGGGCTTGACCAAGACGCTATTGCCGCTGACTTTTATCCGACCCTGAACGCCGTTGCTAACGTCATGCGTAAATACGATAAAACCTTTTTAAGCATTGAGGGACATACGGATAACACTGGCGCGGCGTCGTATAACCAAGGCCTGTCTGAGCGACGTGCGATGAGCGTTAAACGCTATCTTGCTAGCCAGTCTATCGACAATGCGCGCCTTTATACCTCTGGTTTTGGTGAAACGCGTCCTCTCGTCGCCAACAACAGCGCCTCTAACCGCGCCTTGAATCGCCGTGTGGAAATTCAAGTCGTGCCTAATACGCAATAA
- a CDS encoding cryptochrome/photolyase family protein: MTNRQYSTLRLVLGDQLNASHSWYKKTDEEVLYLVAELNQEATYVKHHIQKVSAFFAAMEAFSHALSQAGHHVCYLTLDDTQHYDNLPALVADLCERYQIKTFEYQRPDEYRLDEQLKEMALPQAVTMTCVDTEHFLLPYDQIPKQFTADKHRKMEYFYRDMRRQFGILMEGESPEGGRWNFDQDNRNKLKKSDLAAIPTPLVFSNDVRDILARIERHHVATIGEPARDLLWPVTRAQAKLLLDHFCRHCLPMFGQFQDAMTGRSEHQWSLYHSRLSFALNAKLLHPMQVIETAIAHFRATDDVNLAQIEGFVRQILGWREYVRGVYWANMPAYANKNALSAQRPLPRFFWTGDTKMRCLSKAVNQSLQTAYAHHIQRLMVTGNFCLLAGIAPDEVDDWYLSIYIDAIEWVEMPNTRGMTQFADNGLVATKPYAASGAYINRMSDYCSDCHYSVKEKTGEKACPLNALYWHFMHRHRERFAHNPRTAMPYRNWDKMDEGQRDKIISHADDLLDNLDAL; encoded by the coding sequence GTGACTAACCGCCAGTATTCAACATTGCGTCTTGTGTTAGGGGATCAGCTCAACGCCAGCCACTCATGGTATAAAAAGACGGATGAAGAGGTGCTATATCTTGTTGCCGAACTCAATCAAGAAGCAACTTATGTCAAACATCATATCCAAAAGGTGAGCGCTTTCTTTGCTGCCATGGAAGCGTTTTCCCATGCCCTGAGCCAAGCAGGCCATCACGTTTGCTATCTAACCTTGGATGACACGCAACATTACGATAACTTACCGGCGTTAGTGGCTGATCTGTGCGAGCGCTATCAGATCAAAACGTTTGAATATCAACGCCCGGACGAATACCGGTTAGACGAGCAATTAAAAGAGATGGCTTTACCTCAGGCTGTCACAATGACATGTGTGGACACCGAGCACTTTTTACTGCCGTACGACCAAATACCCAAGCAGTTCACTGCCGATAAACATCGCAAAATGGAGTATTTCTACCGCGATATGCGACGCCAGTTTGGCATTTTGATGGAGGGAGAGTCACCAGAGGGAGGACGGTGGAACTTCGATCAAGACAATCGAAATAAACTCAAGAAAAGCGATTTAGCGGCCATTCCAACCCCCTTAGTATTTAGCAATGATGTACGCGATATTTTGGCGCGTATCGAACGGCATCACGTGGCGACGATCGGCGAGCCAGCGCGAGACTTACTCTGGCCTGTGACTCGTGCACAGGCGAAATTGCTTTTAGACCATTTTTGTCGTCACTGCCTGCCTATGTTCGGTCAATTTCAAGACGCCATGACGGGGCGAAGCGAACACCAATGGAGCCTCTATCACAGCCGTCTATCTTTTGCTTTAAACGCCAAGCTATTGCACCCGATGCAGGTGATTGAAACCGCCATCGCTCACTTTCGCGCAACCGACGACGTCAACCTTGCGCAGATTGAAGGGTTTGTGCGACAAATTCTAGGCTGGCGGGAGTATGTACGCGGGGTGTATTGGGCAAATATGCCTGCTTACGCCAACAAAAACGCGTTATCCGCGCAGCGGCCGCTTCCTCGTTTTTTTTGGACTGGCGATACCAAGATGCGTTGTTTGTCCAAAGCTGTCAATCAGTCCTTGCAGACCGCGTACGCGCATCATATCCAACGCTTAATGGTGACGGGCAACTTTTGCCTCTTGGCGGGTATCGCGCCGGATGAGGTCGATGACTGGTATTTGTCGATTTACATCGATGCGATTGAGTGGGTGGAGATGCCAAACACCCGTGGGATGACACAGTTTGCCGATAATGGACTGGTGGCGACCAAGCCGTATGCGGCCAGTGGCGCCTACATTAATCGCATGAGTGATTATTGCAGTGACTGTCACTATTCTGTGAAGGAAAAAACTGGTGAGAAGGCGTGCCCGCTCAACGCCTTGTATTGGCACTTTATGCATCGCCATCGCGAGCGATTTGCGCATAATCCACGCACAGCAATGCCTTATAGAAATTGGGACAAAATGGATGAGGGGCAGCGAGACAAGATCATTAGTCATGCAGATGACTTACTCGACAACCTGGATGCGCTCTAG
- a CDS encoding glutathione S-transferase family protein, with product MKIYGHPLSINVQKVMWLIDELDLSIALEEVDIHHNRHDAQALAQRCPMRQVPVLEDGPNSVWESHTILRYLVACYGNKMWYPDCAFQRSCYERWMDWCLSSFQPVIKAALFMPSADGAEGRQTQQRAWEQCRYELDRINDALDDQRYLTSDRMTLADIAVGSLIHRLSQQTDWALPPNVERWYQQLVERPGYQRWVMQAASTLPT from the coding sequence ATGAAAATTTATGGGCATCCGCTATCGATTAACGTTCAGAAAGTGATGTGGCTAATCGATGAGTTAGATTTAAGTATCGCGCTAGAAGAAGTCGATATTCATCATAATCGACATGACGCACAAGCGCTCGCACAGCGGTGTCCGATGCGCCAGGTGCCCGTACTTGAAGATGGCCCTAATAGTGTTTGGGAGTCGCATACCATATTGCGCTATCTGGTCGCGTGTTATGGTAATAAAATGTGGTATCCCGATTGTGCCTTTCAACGTTCCTGTTATGAGCGCTGGATGGATTGGTGCTTGTCTTCGTTCCAGCCCGTGATTAAGGCTGCGTTATTTATGCCTTCAGCGGATGGCGCCGAGGGGCGTCAAACGCAGCAGCGAGCGTGGGAACAATGCCGCTATGAGCTTGATAGAATTAATGATGCGTTGGACGATCAGCGTTACCTTACCTCCGACCGGATGACCCTGGCAGACATCGCTGTAGGCAGCTTAATTCATCGCCTGAGTCAGCAAACTGATTGGGCATTACCGCCCAATGTTGAACGTTGGTATCAGCAATTGGTTGAGCGCCCCGGTTACCAGCGCTGGGTGATGCAGGCAGCGTCAACGCTGCCCACATGA